The genomic DNA CGACGCGGCGGCTGCCGCGGTCTCCTCGCGATGCGGCAGCTTCCACCCGGGGCGCACGAAGTGGCAGGTGTACCCCCACGGGATGCGCTCCAGGTAGTCCTGATGCTCGGGCTCCGCCTCCCAGAACGGACCGGCGGGCTCGATCGTGGTCACCGCCTCGCCGGGCCACAGGCCCGAGGCATCCACATCGGCGATCGTGTCGCGGGCGATCTGCTCCTGCTCGGGGGAGAGCGGGAAGATCGCCGAGCGGTAGCTCGTGCCGATGTCGTTGCCCTGCCGGTTCAGCGTCGTCGGGTCGTGGATCTGGAAGAAGAACTCCAGGATGTCGCGGTAGCTCGTCTTCGCGGGGTCGTACACGATCTCGACGGCCTCGGCGTGGCCGGGATGGTTGCGATACGTGGCGTCCGCGTTC from Agromyces larvae includes the following:
- the msrA gene encoding peptide-methionine (S)-S-oxide reductase MsrA encodes the protein MTAPGEITRVPGTETAVLAGGCFWGVEDLIRKQPGVLDTRVGYTGGQNADATYRNHPGHAEAVEIVYDPAKTSYRDILEFFFQIHDPTTLNRQGNDIGTSYRSAIFPLSPEQEQIARDTIADVDASGLWPGEAVTTIEPAGPFWEAEPEHQDYLERIPWGYTCHFVRPGWKLPHREETAAAAASESAPTA